In Triplophysa rosa linkage group LG7, Trosa_1v2, whole genome shotgun sequence, the following proteins share a genomic window:
- the LOC130556580 gene encoding R3H domain-containing protein 2 isoform X1 has product MSLVFPPDGMEGGDILPADGPTSTRGKSSPHTNTDNTEPDENISQDAQKRCQNHGHTRKRAKSNAKLKLVRSLAVCEESCGPFSTDGPPESQDIIQLHISCPSDKEEEKSSKDEYENEEREKKDKTPRKMLSRDSSQEYTDSTGIDVHEFLVNTLKNNPRDRMMLLKLEQDILEFINDENNQYKKFPQMTSYHRMLLHRVAAYFGMDHNVDQTGKAVIINKTSNTRIPEQRFSEHIKDERSMDFQKKFILKRDDASMDKDDNQIRVPLQDGRRSKSIEEREEEYQRVRDRIFARESSQNGYIIENRLSTEGYSSSSQKRRQIFRGNRESSSRASSSRQSSTDSDMKSLEPRPWSSTDSDSSNRTLRPPVTKASSFSGISILTRGDSLGSRGSQGSTRGSRTCLPTVTQDVCATVQPPQQSRGLLPCPPNCPSSAPQTQNQPPPPPQTALLPTPTHAHAHTQHAISGHNHMLPQPVASLQPSVSYSNPSCPQVILPVSPSQQYNMGDELTPGFGQMSLSRQGSSEAPEPPSLYPPPPAVLSQHAPPQPSYIMPPPPAGYQPAAPHPHPPPPPPPPTQPILQTAPPAQGYMQPPPPPQQIQVQYYSTGAQYPNSGQQYRSISHQVSYPAQRSQPLPPPAQPSAPLQPMMTNQQPAYQGMMGVQQPQSSSMMNTQRAGMNGQITGMMVQYPPMPSYQVPVANESQSVVQPQYQQQVIVSAGQSVQGAMPTAAPMPVYYGVLTPTQQNSTSPSVGYLQPPSSDQYQMTQSTSPCSPQPIQQQYSGVPPPGPGVMVMQLSVPNGPQPTQNPPLVQWNPCKYYSMEQRPSKPETQVSTQISSPLASPTQSPAPSPSGSVNSVCPGLGPLPLISQFPRPGGPAQDARYSLLGQPLQYSLCTPTIMHNHSQSYSSHQSQGGMKHGARGKRQTLKSASTDLGTTDVVVSRVLEVTDLPEGISRPEAEKLFNQLFLCGAKIQWLKDPQCSRGPGGGRGDNNDPAHLYTVVAVFPNTMAAQSASFKLNNSGGSFFKLRATKKNYDLRGVLERASSQ; this is encoded by the exons ATGTCGTTGGTCTTCCCCCCCGACGGGATGGAAGGGGGCGACATCCTGCCTGCTGACGGTCCTACGAGCACCCGTGGCAAAAGCAGCCCACACACCAACACAGACAACACAGAACCCGATGAGAACATTTCACAAGACGCGCAG AAACGATGTCAGAATCACGGCCACACTCGGAAACGAGCCAAG TCTAATGCAAAGCTGAAGCTGGTGAGAAGTTTGGCAGTGTGTGAGGAGTCCTGTGGTCCGTTTTCAACAGACGGTCCTCCAGAATCACAG GATATTATTCAGCTTCACATAAGTTGTCCGTCTGATAAAGAGGAGGAGAAATCTTCAAAAGACGAGTACGAGAATGAAGAACGGGAGAAGAAGGATAAAACCCCACGCAAGATGCTTTCCCGCG ATTCCAGTCAAGAATACACTGATTCTACAGGGATTGATGTGCACGAGTTTCTGGTGAACACGCTGAAAAACAACCCCAG AGACAGAATGATGCTGCTGAAGCTGGAACAGGATATACTGGAGTTCATTAATGATGAGAA TAATCAGTACAAGAAGTTTCCTCAGATGACCTCATATCATCGCATGCTGCTGCATCGAGTCGCTGCGTATTTCGGCATGGACCACAACGTGGACCAGACAGGCAAAGCCGTCATCATCAACAAGACCAGCAACACGCGCAT acCAGAGCAAAGGTTTTCTGAGCACATTAAAGACGAGAGGAGCATGGATTTCCAGAAGAAGTTCATCCTGAAGAGAGATGATGCCAGCATGGATAAAGATGATAATCAG ATCCGCGTGCCACTGCAGGACGGCCGTCGCAGTAAATCCATcgaggagagagaggaagagtaTCAGCGCGTCAGAGATCGCATTTTTGCACGAGAA TCCTCACAGAACGGATACATAATTGAGAACAG ACTGTCCACTGAAGGCTACTCCTCATCCTCACAAAAGAGGAGGCAGATCTTTAG GGGGAACAGGGAGAGCTCCAGCCGGGCGTCCAGCAGTCGGCAGAGCAGCACGGACTCcgatatgaagagtttggagcCGCGGCCGTGGAGCAGCACAGACTCGGACAGCTCCAACCGCACGCTGAGACCTCCGGTCACCAAGGCCAGCAGCTTCAGTGGAATCTCCATCCTCACCCGAGGAGACAGTCTGGGCAGCCGGGGGTCACAGGGCAGCACCCGGGGCTCCCGCACAT GTCTTCCTACAGTAACTCAAGATGTCTGTGCAACAGTTCAGCCGCCCCAGCAGAGCCGCGGCCTCTTGCCGTGCCCCCCTAACTGCCCATCCAGTGCCCCTCAGACCCAGAACCAGCCACCCCCGCCGCCGCAAACCGCCCTGCTGCCCACCCCGACTCACGCACACGCTCACACGCAGCACGCCATCAGCGGCCACAATCACATGCTGCCTCAG CCGGTGGCGTCTCTGCAGCCGTCTGTGTCTTATTCGAACCCTTCGTGCCCTCAGGTCATCCTGCCCGTTTCTCCTTCCCAGCAGTACAACATG GGAGATGAGTTGACTCCAGGTTTCGGGCAGATGTCTCTCAGTCGTCAGGGCTCCAGCGAGGCCCCGGAGCCTCCCAGCCTGTACCCGCCTCCGCCAGCCGTGCTATCCCAGCATGCCCCACCACAGCCCAGTTACATCATGCCCCCTCCACCCGCCGGATACCAGCCTGCTGCCCCCCACCCGCACCCTCCTCCTCCCCCACCCCCTCCCACGCAGCCCATCCTGCAGACAGCGCCACCTGCGCAGGGCTACATGCAGCCTCCTCCGCCCCCACAGCAG ATCCAGGTGCAGTATTATTCCACAGGTGCTCAGTATCCTAATTCGGGCCAGCAGTACCGCTCCATATCTCATCAGGTGTCGTACCCCGCTCAGCGCTCTCAGCCTCTGCCCCCACCAGCACAGCCCTCCG ctCCTCTGCAGCCTATGATGACCAATCAGCAGCCTGCGTATCAGGGCATGATGGGAGTTCAGCAGCCACAGAGCAGCAGTATGATGAACACGCAGCGCGCGGGCATGAACGGACAGATAACAGGGATGATGGTCCAGTATCCCCCCATGCCCTCCTatcag GTGCCTGTAGCCAATGAGAGTCAGTCTGTGGTGCAGCCGCAGTATCAGCAGCAAGTGATTGTTTCGGCGGGTCAGTCGGTTCAGGGTGCGATGCCAACCGCTGCGCCCATGCCTGTTTACTACGGCGTCCTGACCCCCACACAACAGAACAGCACAAG CCCATCTGTGGGTTACCTGCAGCCGCCCAGTTCAGACCAGTACCAGATGACCCAGTCCACTTCACCCTGCAGCCCTCAGCCAATACAACAGCAGTATTCAG GAGTCCCGCCCCCCGGGCCTGGTGTGATGGTGATGCAGCTCAGTGTTCCAAATGGACCACAGCCTACCCAGAATCCCCCACTGGTGCAATGGAACCCGTGCAAATACTACAGCATGGAGCAGAGACCCAGCAAACCAGAGACACAg gtCAGCACTCAGATCAGCAGTCCGCTGGCGTCTCCCACACAGTCTCCTGCTCCGTCTCCCTCTGGCAGTGTGAACAGTGTGTGTCCGGGTCTCGGTCCGCTGCCTCTCATCTCTCAGTTCCCTCGGCCCGGTGGGCCAGCACAAG ATGCACGTTATTCTTTACTGGGACAGCCTCTACAGTACAGTCTGTGTACTCCAACCATCATGCACAACCACAGCCAGTCCTACAGCTCCCATCAG AGTCAAGGTGGAATGAAACACGGGGCTCGAGGTAAAAGACAAACACTTAAATCCGCCTCTACTGATCTAGGAACTACTGACGTGG TGGTGAGTCGCGTGTTGGAGGTGACCGACCTCCCTGAAGGAATTTCACGTCCGGAGGCGGAAAAGCTCTTCAACCAGCTTTTCCTCTGTGGTGCCAAGATACAGTGGCTTAAAGATCCGCAGTGTTCCCGGGGTCCCGGAGGAGGGAGAGGTGATAACAACGACCCCGCGCACCTCTACACCGTAGTGGCCGTGTTCCCCAACACCATGGCCGCCCAGAGCGCCTCCTTCAAACTCAACAACAGCGGCGGGAGTTTCTTCAAACTGCGCGCCACGAAAAAGAACTATGACCTGCGCGGCGTGCTGGAGAGAGCGAGCTCGCAGTGA
- the LOC130556580 gene encoding R3H domain-containing protein 2 isoform X2 has translation MSLVFPPDGMEGGDILPADGPTSTRGKSSPHTNTDNTEPDENISQDAQKRCQNHGHTRKRAKSNAKLKLVRSLAVCEESCGPFSTDGPPESQDIIQLHISCPSDKEEEKSSKDEYENEEREKKDKTPRKMLSRDSSQEYTDSTGIDVHEFLVNTLKNNPRDRMMLLKLEQDILEFINDENNQYKKFPQMTSYHRMLLHRVAAYFGMDHNVDQTGKAVIINKTSNTRIPEQRFSEHIKDERSMDFQKKFILKRDDASMDKDDNQIRVPLQDGRRSKSIEEREEEYQRVRDRIFARESSQNGYIIENRGNRESSSRASSSRQSSTDSDMKSLEPRPWSSTDSDSSNRTLRPPVTKASSFSGISILTRGDSLGSRGSQGSTRGSRTCLPTVTQDVCATVQPPQQSRGLLPCPPNCPSSAPQTQNQPPPPPQTALLPTPTHAHAHTQHAISGHNHMLPQPVASLQPSVSYSNPSCPQVILPVSPSQQYNMGDELTPGFGQMSLSRQGSSEAPEPPSLYPPPPAVLSQHAPPQPSYIMPPPPAGYQPAAPHPHPPPPPPPPTQPILQTAPPAQGYMQPPPPPQQIQVQYYSTGAQYPNSGQQYRSISHQVSYPAQRSQPLPPPAQPSAPLQPMMTNQQPAYQGMMGVQQPQSSSMMNTQRAGMNGQITGMMVQYPPMPSYQVPVANESQSVVQPQYQQQVIVSAGQSVQGAMPTAAPMPVYYGVLTPTQQNSTSPSVGYLQPPSSDQYQMTQSTSPCSPQPIQQQYSGVPPPGPGVMVMQLSVPNGPQPTQNPPLVQWNPCKYYSMEQRPSKPETQVSTQISSPLASPTQSPAPSPSGSVNSVCPGLGPLPLISQFPRPGGPAQDARYSLLGQPLQYSLCTPTIMHNHSQSYSSHQSQGGMKHGARGKRQTLKSASTDLGTTDVVVSRVLEVTDLPEGISRPEAEKLFNQLFLCGAKIQWLKDPQCSRGPGGGRGDNNDPAHLYTVVAVFPNTMAAQSASFKLNNSGGSFFKLRATKKNYDLRGVLERASSQ, from the exons ATGTCGTTGGTCTTCCCCCCCGACGGGATGGAAGGGGGCGACATCCTGCCTGCTGACGGTCCTACGAGCACCCGTGGCAAAAGCAGCCCACACACCAACACAGACAACACAGAACCCGATGAGAACATTTCACAAGACGCGCAG AAACGATGTCAGAATCACGGCCACACTCGGAAACGAGCCAAG TCTAATGCAAAGCTGAAGCTGGTGAGAAGTTTGGCAGTGTGTGAGGAGTCCTGTGGTCCGTTTTCAACAGACGGTCCTCCAGAATCACAG GATATTATTCAGCTTCACATAAGTTGTCCGTCTGATAAAGAGGAGGAGAAATCTTCAAAAGACGAGTACGAGAATGAAGAACGGGAGAAGAAGGATAAAACCCCACGCAAGATGCTTTCCCGCG ATTCCAGTCAAGAATACACTGATTCTACAGGGATTGATGTGCACGAGTTTCTGGTGAACACGCTGAAAAACAACCCCAG AGACAGAATGATGCTGCTGAAGCTGGAACAGGATATACTGGAGTTCATTAATGATGAGAA TAATCAGTACAAGAAGTTTCCTCAGATGACCTCATATCATCGCATGCTGCTGCATCGAGTCGCTGCGTATTTCGGCATGGACCACAACGTGGACCAGACAGGCAAAGCCGTCATCATCAACAAGACCAGCAACACGCGCAT acCAGAGCAAAGGTTTTCTGAGCACATTAAAGACGAGAGGAGCATGGATTTCCAGAAGAAGTTCATCCTGAAGAGAGATGATGCCAGCATGGATAAAGATGATAATCAG ATCCGCGTGCCACTGCAGGACGGCCGTCGCAGTAAATCCATcgaggagagagaggaagagtaTCAGCGCGTCAGAGATCGCATTTTTGCACGAGAA TCCTCACAGAACGGATACATAATTGAGAACAG GGGGAACAGGGAGAGCTCCAGCCGGGCGTCCAGCAGTCGGCAGAGCAGCACGGACTCcgatatgaagagtttggagcCGCGGCCGTGGAGCAGCACAGACTCGGACAGCTCCAACCGCACGCTGAGACCTCCGGTCACCAAGGCCAGCAGCTTCAGTGGAATCTCCATCCTCACCCGAGGAGACAGTCTGGGCAGCCGGGGGTCACAGGGCAGCACCCGGGGCTCCCGCACAT GTCTTCCTACAGTAACTCAAGATGTCTGTGCAACAGTTCAGCCGCCCCAGCAGAGCCGCGGCCTCTTGCCGTGCCCCCCTAACTGCCCATCCAGTGCCCCTCAGACCCAGAACCAGCCACCCCCGCCGCCGCAAACCGCCCTGCTGCCCACCCCGACTCACGCACACGCTCACACGCAGCACGCCATCAGCGGCCACAATCACATGCTGCCTCAG CCGGTGGCGTCTCTGCAGCCGTCTGTGTCTTATTCGAACCCTTCGTGCCCTCAGGTCATCCTGCCCGTTTCTCCTTCCCAGCAGTACAACATG GGAGATGAGTTGACTCCAGGTTTCGGGCAGATGTCTCTCAGTCGTCAGGGCTCCAGCGAGGCCCCGGAGCCTCCCAGCCTGTACCCGCCTCCGCCAGCCGTGCTATCCCAGCATGCCCCACCACAGCCCAGTTACATCATGCCCCCTCCACCCGCCGGATACCAGCCTGCTGCCCCCCACCCGCACCCTCCTCCTCCCCCACCCCCTCCCACGCAGCCCATCCTGCAGACAGCGCCACCTGCGCAGGGCTACATGCAGCCTCCTCCGCCCCCACAGCAG ATCCAGGTGCAGTATTATTCCACAGGTGCTCAGTATCCTAATTCGGGCCAGCAGTACCGCTCCATATCTCATCAGGTGTCGTACCCCGCTCAGCGCTCTCAGCCTCTGCCCCCACCAGCACAGCCCTCCG ctCCTCTGCAGCCTATGATGACCAATCAGCAGCCTGCGTATCAGGGCATGATGGGAGTTCAGCAGCCACAGAGCAGCAGTATGATGAACACGCAGCGCGCGGGCATGAACGGACAGATAACAGGGATGATGGTCCAGTATCCCCCCATGCCCTCCTatcag GTGCCTGTAGCCAATGAGAGTCAGTCTGTGGTGCAGCCGCAGTATCAGCAGCAAGTGATTGTTTCGGCGGGTCAGTCGGTTCAGGGTGCGATGCCAACCGCTGCGCCCATGCCTGTTTACTACGGCGTCCTGACCCCCACACAACAGAACAGCACAAG CCCATCTGTGGGTTACCTGCAGCCGCCCAGTTCAGACCAGTACCAGATGACCCAGTCCACTTCACCCTGCAGCCCTCAGCCAATACAACAGCAGTATTCAG GAGTCCCGCCCCCCGGGCCTGGTGTGATGGTGATGCAGCTCAGTGTTCCAAATGGACCACAGCCTACCCAGAATCCCCCACTGGTGCAATGGAACCCGTGCAAATACTACAGCATGGAGCAGAGACCCAGCAAACCAGAGACACAg gtCAGCACTCAGATCAGCAGTCCGCTGGCGTCTCCCACACAGTCTCCTGCTCCGTCTCCCTCTGGCAGTGTGAACAGTGTGTGTCCGGGTCTCGGTCCGCTGCCTCTCATCTCTCAGTTCCCTCGGCCCGGTGGGCCAGCACAAG ATGCACGTTATTCTTTACTGGGACAGCCTCTACAGTACAGTCTGTGTACTCCAACCATCATGCACAACCACAGCCAGTCCTACAGCTCCCATCAG AGTCAAGGTGGAATGAAACACGGGGCTCGAGGTAAAAGACAAACACTTAAATCCGCCTCTACTGATCTAGGAACTACTGACGTGG TGGTGAGTCGCGTGTTGGAGGTGACCGACCTCCCTGAAGGAATTTCACGTCCGGAGGCGGAAAAGCTCTTCAACCAGCTTTTCCTCTGTGGTGCCAAGATACAGTGGCTTAAAGATCCGCAGTGTTCCCGGGGTCCCGGAGGAGGGAGAGGTGATAACAACGACCCCGCGCACCTCTACACCGTAGTGGCCGTGTTCCCCAACACCATGGCCGCCCAGAGCGCCTCCTTCAAACTCAACAACAGCGGCGGGAGTTTCTTCAAACTGCGCGCCACGAAAAAGAACTATGACCTGCGCGGCGTGCTGGAGAGAGCGAGCTCGCAGTGA
- the LOC130556580 gene encoding R3H domain-containing protein 2 isoform X3 → MSLVFPPDGMEGGDILPADGPTSTRGKSSPHTNTDNTEPDENISQDAQKRCQNHGHTRKRAKSNAKLKLVRSLAVCEESCGPFSTDGPPESQDIIQLHISCPSDKEEEKSSKDEYENEEREKKDKTPRKMLSRDSSQEYTDSTGIDVHEFLVNTLKNNPRDRMMLLKLEQDILEFINDENNQYKKFPQMTSYHRMLLHRVAAYFGMDHNVDQTGKAVIINKTSNTRIPEQRFSEHIKDERSMDFQKKFILKRDDASMDKDDNQIRVPLQDGRRSKSIEEREEEYQRVRDRIFARESSQNGYIIENRLSTEGYSSSSQKRRQIFRGNRESSSRASSSRQSSTDSDMKSLEPRPWSSTDSDSSNRTLRPPVTKASSFSGISILTRGDSLGSRGSQGSTRGSRTCLPTVTQDVCATVQPPQQSRGLLPCPPNCPSSAPQTQNQPPPPPQTALLPTPTHAHAHTQHAISGHNHMLPQGDELTPGFGQMSLSRQGSSEAPEPPSLYPPPPAVLSQHAPPQPSYIMPPPPAGYQPAAPHPHPPPPPPPPTQPILQTAPPAQGYMQPPPPPQQIQVQYYSTGAQYPNSGQQYRSISHQVSYPAQRSQPLPPPAQPSAPLQPMMTNQQPAYQGMMGVQQPQSSSMMNTQRAGMNGQITGMMVQYPPMPSYQVPVANESQSVVQPQYQQQVIVSAGQSVQGAMPTAAPMPVYYGVLTPTQQNSTSPSVGYLQPPSSDQYQMTQSTSPCSPQPIQQQYSGVPPPGPGVMVMQLSVPNGPQPTQNPPLVQWNPCKYYSMEQRPSKPETQVSTQISSPLASPTQSPAPSPSGSVNSVCPGLGPLPLISQFPRPGGPAQDARYSLLGQPLQYSLCTPTIMHNHSQSYSSHQSQGGMKHGARGKRQTLKSASTDLGTTDVVVSRVLEVTDLPEGISRPEAEKLFNQLFLCGAKIQWLKDPQCSRGPGGGRGDNNDPAHLYTVVAVFPNTMAAQSASFKLNNSGGSFFKLRATKKNYDLRGVLERASSQ, encoded by the exons ATGTCGTTGGTCTTCCCCCCCGACGGGATGGAAGGGGGCGACATCCTGCCTGCTGACGGTCCTACGAGCACCCGTGGCAAAAGCAGCCCACACACCAACACAGACAACACAGAACCCGATGAGAACATTTCACAAGACGCGCAG AAACGATGTCAGAATCACGGCCACACTCGGAAACGAGCCAAG TCTAATGCAAAGCTGAAGCTGGTGAGAAGTTTGGCAGTGTGTGAGGAGTCCTGTGGTCCGTTTTCAACAGACGGTCCTCCAGAATCACAG GATATTATTCAGCTTCACATAAGTTGTCCGTCTGATAAAGAGGAGGAGAAATCTTCAAAAGACGAGTACGAGAATGAAGAACGGGAGAAGAAGGATAAAACCCCACGCAAGATGCTTTCCCGCG ATTCCAGTCAAGAATACACTGATTCTACAGGGATTGATGTGCACGAGTTTCTGGTGAACACGCTGAAAAACAACCCCAG AGACAGAATGATGCTGCTGAAGCTGGAACAGGATATACTGGAGTTCATTAATGATGAGAA TAATCAGTACAAGAAGTTTCCTCAGATGACCTCATATCATCGCATGCTGCTGCATCGAGTCGCTGCGTATTTCGGCATGGACCACAACGTGGACCAGACAGGCAAAGCCGTCATCATCAACAAGACCAGCAACACGCGCAT acCAGAGCAAAGGTTTTCTGAGCACATTAAAGACGAGAGGAGCATGGATTTCCAGAAGAAGTTCATCCTGAAGAGAGATGATGCCAGCATGGATAAAGATGATAATCAG ATCCGCGTGCCACTGCAGGACGGCCGTCGCAGTAAATCCATcgaggagagagaggaagagtaTCAGCGCGTCAGAGATCGCATTTTTGCACGAGAA TCCTCACAGAACGGATACATAATTGAGAACAG ACTGTCCACTGAAGGCTACTCCTCATCCTCACAAAAGAGGAGGCAGATCTTTAG GGGGAACAGGGAGAGCTCCAGCCGGGCGTCCAGCAGTCGGCAGAGCAGCACGGACTCcgatatgaagagtttggagcCGCGGCCGTGGAGCAGCACAGACTCGGACAGCTCCAACCGCACGCTGAGACCTCCGGTCACCAAGGCCAGCAGCTTCAGTGGAATCTCCATCCTCACCCGAGGAGACAGTCTGGGCAGCCGGGGGTCACAGGGCAGCACCCGGGGCTCCCGCACAT GTCTTCCTACAGTAACTCAAGATGTCTGTGCAACAGTTCAGCCGCCCCAGCAGAGCCGCGGCCTCTTGCCGTGCCCCCCTAACTGCCCATCCAGTGCCCCTCAGACCCAGAACCAGCCACCCCCGCCGCCGCAAACCGCCCTGCTGCCCACCCCGACTCACGCACACGCTCACACGCAGCACGCCATCAGCGGCCACAATCACATGCTGCCTCAG GGAGATGAGTTGACTCCAGGTTTCGGGCAGATGTCTCTCAGTCGTCAGGGCTCCAGCGAGGCCCCGGAGCCTCCCAGCCTGTACCCGCCTCCGCCAGCCGTGCTATCCCAGCATGCCCCACCACAGCCCAGTTACATCATGCCCCCTCCACCCGCCGGATACCAGCCTGCTGCCCCCCACCCGCACCCTCCTCCTCCCCCACCCCCTCCCACGCAGCCCATCCTGCAGACAGCGCCACCTGCGCAGGGCTACATGCAGCCTCCTCCGCCCCCACAGCAG ATCCAGGTGCAGTATTATTCCACAGGTGCTCAGTATCCTAATTCGGGCCAGCAGTACCGCTCCATATCTCATCAGGTGTCGTACCCCGCTCAGCGCTCTCAGCCTCTGCCCCCACCAGCACAGCCCTCCG ctCCTCTGCAGCCTATGATGACCAATCAGCAGCCTGCGTATCAGGGCATGATGGGAGTTCAGCAGCCACAGAGCAGCAGTATGATGAACACGCAGCGCGCGGGCATGAACGGACAGATAACAGGGATGATGGTCCAGTATCCCCCCATGCCCTCCTatcag GTGCCTGTAGCCAATGAGAGTCAGTCTGTGGTGCAGCCGCAGTATCAGCAGCAAGTGATTGTTTCGGCGGGTCAGTCGGTTCAGGGTGCGATGCCAACCGCTGCGCCCATGCCTGTTTACTACGGCGTCCTGACCCCCACACAACAGAACAGCACAAG CCCATCTGTGGGTTACCTGCAGCCGCCCAGTTCAGACCAGTACCAGATGACCCAGTCCACTTCACCCTGCAGCCCTCAGCCAATACAACAGCAGTATTCAG GAGTCCCGCCCCCCGGGCCTGGTGTGATGGTGATGCAGCTCAGTGTTCCAAATGGACCACAGCCTACCCAGAATCCCCCACTGGTGCAATGGAACCCGTGCAAATACTACAGCATGGAGCAGAGACCCAGCAAACCAGAGACACAg gtCAGCACTCAGATCAGCAGTCCGCTGGCGTCTCCCACACAGTCTCCTGCTCCGTCTCCCTCTGGCAGTGTGAACAGTGTGTGTCCGGGTCTCGGTCCGCTGCCTCTCATCTCTCAGTTCCCTCGGCCCGGTGGGCCAGCACAAG ATGCACGTTATTCTTTACTGGGACAGCCTCTACAGTACAGTCTGTGTACTCCAACCATCATGCACAACCACAGCCAGTCCTACAGCTCCCATCAG AGTCAAGGTGGAATGAAACACGGGGCTCGAGGTAAAAGACAAACACTTAAATCCGCCTCTACTGATCTAGGAACTACTGACGTGG TGGTGAGTCGCGTGTTGGAGGTGACCGACCTCCCTGAAGGAATTTCACGTCCGGAGGCGGAAAAGCTCTTCAACCAGCTTTTCCTCTGTGGTGCCAAGATACAGTGGCTTAAAGATCCGCAGTGTTCCCGGGGTCCCGGAGGAGGGAGAGGTGATAACAACGACCCCGCGCACCTCTACACCGTAGTGGCCGTGTTCCCCAACACCATGGCCGCCCAGAGCGCCTCCTTCAAACTCAACAACAGCGGCGGGAGTTTCTTCAAACTGCGCGCCACGAAAAAGAACTATGACCTGCGCGGCGTGCTGGAGAGAGCGAGCTCGCAGTGA